Genomic window (Electrophorus electricus isolate fEleEle1 chromosome 25, fEleEle1.pri, whole genome shotgun sequence):
CGTGAATATAGCCAAATTTAGGTTGTTGTTTGTCTTCAATTTAAACATAGTGTTCTCGACAcatctgtttatgtttttatcttACACCTGCTGAGCTTTTGAATGAGTTATTGCATCTAGTGCTTTGGCTCCTTTTTCACTGTAATGCTTCTTAGGATAAGCAGTCCTGGCAGAACGAGTATGAGATCTACAATCTGCCTGGCATGAGGCACGAGAATATTCTCCAATTCATTGGTGCAGAGAAGAGAGGGTCCAACCTGGACATCGAATTGTGGCTCATTACAGCTTACCATGAAAAGGTAATTCACCTTGTGGACAGAAGACCTGATAGCAGTGCATTTGAAATTGTAATTTAAATACTTTATACTTCTCAGATTTCTCTGTGATTAAGAAGTCTTGATGATTAGTGATGACAACTTGGGCACAGTGAGgctttattattttgtgtgttggtttgtgtgttaatTTGAATGGGAAATACAGAAAACCATATGGTTGGTGTCCCTAAACCTAAGCTTAGTGCTATCTGGTCACACTAACTTTGTTACTGTTAAGCACATTAGCGTAGTTTCATTTGGTTTATGTCTTCACTTTCAGTGTtctaatcaaaaacacaaaactgttaTTAAATAAGCATTAAAACATGGCTCCCGAATGCAGTCATCAGTCATCTCAGTGTGAAGCGATCAGTAATTCTTTGATAACCCGGTAACCTGTTGTTGTAGTGTTGTACTTCTCTGTAGGATGATGTTGTGGTCTGGATCACCATCACATATTGACACGTGAACaaattattatgaaatattaaagctGATGAGGTCTCATTTCTCAATAGcacttaaaatatgtttctATAGCTGGATTATTAGTTCTCAGTCAGCAGGGCCGTTTCCAAAATTCTCAGCACAGTTTTCTTTTGTGAAGAATTTGTGGAACAGGCTTTACGTCATATTAAGCCTAACTCATTGTAACCTATAAAAACCTTTAGCCGTGCAGCCTCCTTTTCTGAACCCCTGCCAAAAACCTCCAAGTTTGAGTTTTCACATGCGCCCTCTAGAGGTGGATTGAAGCAACTCATAAGAGgatcataaatatttaatatttaaaggcCTTTTCCATTACGGAGGCATCCTTAATGAAACACCATTAAATCCCGAGGCATAAAACAGTCTACAATTTCAAAGGGCACGTTTTGTCATTACACTGTGATTAATGCCTGTAATTACAAAGCACAGCAGATCACATGCAGTTGATGTTCAAGACCAGTTTTTCCAGGTACGGATTGAGTCTGTTCCTGGACTACAATGGCTCTTAGAATCACCGTTAACATTACAATGTAATCTAAGACTAGATTGCCTGATCTGTATCAGGGAAAGGGCCCAATTATACTTAAATTAAGTCATGGCAGATTAGCGAGTATCCTAGTAGCTATTCCAGAGCAGTTGTCCCTTATCTGCGAAATACTGTGTTGTGGAGGTCGTGCTGTTTTTGACTGGCTGTGTCCCTGTGGATATGTCTGAGCTGTTTGGAACTCGGCACTCGCCGTCCAGGAATCAGTGCCTCCATGGACCTTTCGCCTTTGCCTTCTCACTAGGGCTCGCTGACCGATTATCTGAAGGCCAACGTGGTGACGTGGAACGAGCTCTGCCACATTGCCCAGACCATGGCGCGAGGTCTTGCCTACCTCCACGCTGACGTCCCTGGCCTCAGGGACGGGCACAAGCCCGGCATCGCCCACAGGTCAgccctctccacccccccctcctTACAGCCCAAGCAGAGCTGCTGACACAGCTGGATACGTTTTGGATACGAATACGTTATATTCTGTTATCATGGCTGTAGTTCAAGGTTTTAGTGTTGATCATGTGTTGCGTGTGATGcaagtaattttttttattgctagATTAAATATTATGATTTGTTCACTTGTTGATTTAGGGTAAGCATAATATTAGGTTccattcattgtgtgtgtgcgtgcgtgcgtgcgtgcatgcatgtatgcgtgcgtaTGCAGGGACATTAAGAGTAAGAATGTGCTGCTGAAGGCTAACCTGACAGCCTGCATCGCTGACTTTGGCCTGGCCCTGAGGTTCGAGGCCGGGAAGTCTGCTGGTGACACGCACGGACAAGTGAGTACATGGGAGGGGGGTTGGTGCACACCTGTTCCTCCTGCAGTAGCTCTTTGACTCAGATAAAGCGCTACAGACGCTAGAAGATTACAGATAGCATCAGGCACCATGCCTGTAGGCGCATGTACACGGCAGCAGTGTGGTTAATCGCAGGTACGCGGTTGAGAGCGACTGCATCCTGGCCAAAGTTGCAAAAGCCTCCTCAGGCACCGTTGGAGAAATGACACACTGCTGGGAAGTCCCGAAATGTGCATCCTTATTTTGGCAGTTGGTGGATGTATGTGCGCGGGCCTGTTTCTAAGTGAGATGTAGCACAGAGGTGCTGGGGAGCCCTGTATCCTGCATGCTCTGATGCCTTTCTTTCATGACtgatacatttacaaaacacattttgttttatgttgatATTTTGTTTGCTGCTTATCTAATTACATGCTAtgctattacatttttttacaaatatgttGTAGTTCATTGGTAAACTTTTAAAGACAAAGAGGTTAAGAAGTATCAGGGAGGTGGGGAACTAACTGAAAAAACAAGGATGGGGTCAGCATGGTGGCTTGCATCTGCAGTaaggtcttgggtttgagtccctatctgggtgtgGTTTCCATGTGTTCCctttgtctgtgtgggtttcctctggtgtctctggtttcctcccacagtccaaaaacatggaggttagtttgattggatactctaaattgtcctgtatgtaAGTGAcctatgtgtaagtatatatagatgtgtgtgtgtgtgtgtgtgtgtgtgtgtgtgtgtgtgtgtaaagcatccttgattaagagaaaggtgctatattaaatgtaaataataataataataataataataataataataaagcaggGGGGAAAATAAGTCATTTGCTTCTAGCTAGCCAAGGCTCCATGAGCGGACAAAGTGTTTGCATGATACCCTGTTGTGTGCAGGTGGGCACCCGACGCTACATGGCCCCAGAGGTGCTGGAGGGAGCCATCAATTTCCAACGAGATGCCTTTCTCAGGATAGATATGTACGCAGTGGGCCTGGTGCTCTGGGAGTTGGCGGCCCGCTGCACAGCAGCCGATGGTAAGAGTTGCCACAGCTAATGAACTATGGTTAACAATCAGGGAATGAGCACAGAACCGTACCAGAGCAAACCCTACTGCAGCCAACAACCAGAGAACCCTTCTGTGGCTAATGAACAGAGAACGCTAGTATAGCTAGAGACCAATTAATGCTAATGACTAATTGCCAGTTTGTACCATATGGTCttaatattgtattgtttatattgcCAAAATTGTGAGTGCTAGGTGCtttgatatatatttaaaacacagtGCTTTTTGTAACATGCCTAAAGACCTGCTTTAATTTGACCTAAATGACATTTAGTGAGTCATATTAATGCTGTGATTCATCAAAGCACCCAAAGAGTTGTTCATTTGAAACATCTAGTTTGTTAGAAGGCTCATTTGCAAATTGCATGTACCTGTGATGCCAGCTTCACAAAGGCGAATCCTGTGATATAAATTAATGAACAGCTTCTTTATGCAGTGCTGTCAGGCCCATGCAAGCTTTCATTCATCCTTTAATGCATTTACAAAGCAGCTTGTAGCCAGTAAAGTTGCACGGAACCTGGGCTAAAAGAGGCATTTGCTGGAGGTCTCAATTCTCCACTCTGACCCTATGATCCCATCATAAGATGTATTGATCACTGGCATCCGCTCTAATGGAACATCATTGATCAGGTCCATATAGATGTTTGGATGGGGGGCTGTTATGCGTCACAACCCAAGCAGGGGGTGGTGAGTGATGGGTCCATGTTTAGCAGTGGTCATGAGCTGGCAGGTTACTGTGAACCTGGAATTTAGTGggcttaaaacatttttttttttaaagaaaaagaaagaaagaaaaaaaagaccgACCCCTTCCTTTATATACACTTCTGACTGGTCTGCTataaatggaaaagcaaaacTGTGTCAAAATTCACAAACTCACATCCCTTGCCTTACAAATCAAAGCCTGTGCTTCCTGATCTGAGCCTGCTGGATATGTAGTAATACTAACCTCCTTGCCCGTTCTGTCACAGGCCCAGTGGATGAGTATATGCTGCCATTTGAGGAGGAAGTTGGCCAGCACCCCACCCTGGAAGACATGCAGGAGGTGGTGGTTCATAAAAAGCTGCGACCCACCCTCCGTGAGTGCTGGCAGAAACACCCTGTAAGTTCACTGCGCCACTATAGGCCATAATTAGGAGGTTGACCGTGGTGTTATTATTCTGTCTGATGGTGATTTTGGGACAGAGTTCAGAGTGGTGTTGTCACATATGTACATCCTGTTTAGCGCTCCTCTGTCTGctactttctttttctgtctctccatttttgttttctgtcgttctgcttttgtttatttttttttcttttatatatttctctctgtctacaaACCCAGGGTCTTGCCATGCTGTGTGAGACAATAGAGGAGTGTTGGGACCACGAGGCTGAGGCGCGTTTGTCGGCGGGTTGCGTGGAGGAACGCGTGGTTCAGATGCAGCGACAAACCAGCATCTCTGCACCCGAGGAGATTGTCACTGttgtcaccatggtgaccaaCGTGGACTATCCCCCTAAGGAGTCCAGTCTATGACTAGAAGAGAACAGCATGTGAATAACGTGGGcgggggaagaaaaaaagaaactgcaaaGATGGGTCTCAGGCCGGTGGACCGGAATTCTGAGTGGCTACCTAACATGCGGAGCTTGATTGATCCTGGTGATTGTACTGTACATACAGTTGGTCATGTTTACCAACAGTGGATTTACATGCTGAATCTGTTCCAATATTGGTTTCAGCTACactacgtgagtgtgtgtgtgtgtgtgtgtgtgtgtgtgtgtgtgtgtgtgtgtgtgtgaaaactcATGTCATGGGGCCTTCTGGAAAGGACAGATGGATTTAAATCCAGCATGAGGACCTGAAGCACGACACACTCTCACCTTTTGGCAAATGGAAGCTACTGactgatgtttctgttttgttttgttttgttttttgggggtttttttgttttgtttttgtttttgttttttttttgtttattgtttttcatcTGAACTAGACACAGAACACTTTTTTCTCTAAGAAGACAGAGATAAAGAACCAGACTCCACATcatttcagtgtaaaaaaaaaagggcaacATTGCTTTCTAATGCATCTGAAATATTTGAGTGAATGACTTTCTAATGCATTCGATACAGTTGAATGAATGACTTTCTAATGCATTCAATATATTTGAGTGAATGACTTTCGCAATGCCAATACGAAACAGCTTCTGAATGTCCAGTGTGTCGCTGCTGTAAATATATCAACTGAGAGGCTGAAGACATTAACTGAAATTGCCGGTTTTGTATCTCTGGATTTTGCTCCCAGCATTTCTGTCAGATAACCACCAACCTCTCTCTCGACAAGGTATACCTCAGTTTCTCATCCCAATAACAAGTTTGTTTTGTAACactatataaaaacaaaattatgaaGCTTCTTGTTGACCTGCATGGGGTACAGAAGCTTTTTCAATacgggagaaaaaaaaaaacaactttttttatATACAACAGATTATGCCAAGAAAATATGGCCATCCATAAACCAGTGTTTTCTGCCTATGTTCTGTTGGTTTGTCTTTTCTGTGTTGCCCTGTCGTTTAAAATGTGATGGTCtgcttgggttttttttaaaacattgtgaCACTGTTGGATCAGTTTTAGACCTTTATCAAGACCTGTTGAGAAGAAAAATCcctgaaaaatatgaaatctgTGAAAATATGTAAGCACTTATCAGCATAGGTTTGCAGTGTCCTCGCAAAAACGACATATGTGCATGCCttgtatttcttttctcttGTGTGTGAAATCTTGTGAGCAGTCATTATCCACCCCAACCTCTCCAAACCacctttttattattgtttttttattattcaacTGCAATGTTGGCTGTCTTCAATCAGGGTATTGCTCTcgttccccctttttttttttttttttttttttttttatcctgttcTGCTGTGATCTCTGTCTGCCAAAACTGTTCTCCCAAGCAGAGGTTCTGCTCAGCGATCCTGGACTGACTCTTCCTTCACACTGACTGCAATCATTACAcgtgaaaatgcaaaaatagctGGGGTTTCATGGCTATCGCTAAGTTTCACGACAGCTACAATTAACCATCTATGTATGTCTCAGGAAGCTGTCCTGCCAGTGTGTCCTCCTCTGGTGCCATCCTGGTGATCCATGTTGCATAGCCTATGAGAGAGGTCTTCATAAAACTACACTAATATCATAAGATGGACTTTTCGTATTCTGAAACCTTGGAGCTCCTTGTGTTCCTAGCACCAAGCTAGCAGATGCCATATGGAAGTAATGGTTTAGATTGAGTATATGACTCCTAGATTATAATATGTTAGTCATGCTTGCTATGCTGTTATGCATATTTTTTACACATAAAGTGCACAGAAGTATTATCCCAAAAATGTGCAGGTGTTCTGAGGACCTAACAAATACTGTCATCATTTGTTCACCTTTTATTACTGGTGACCCCTATAGTTTAACAGTAGCATTGCTGCTACTCTTAAGCTGCTAAAAGGATTCAGGCTACTCTTTGAGGCTAAATATTGTACCACATCCGCAAGCATTCAGACCCCTGTTACTGTATGCAGTGCATCACTTTCAACCGAAGCATTCTTTCAACTGTAGCATTTTCAATCCACGGACCTTTGCATTCGCTATTCTCATCTGCTGACCTGGCCAGGAGCTCTGCCTTTATGCATGGTGCATGATCCAGCAAGTACTAGTTCAGCAGTTCAAGACATGAGGCTGCATTGAGCTGTTCTAAACATGCAACTCTTCTGGAAGATTTCATTCAACGCTAACACCTGAATGAATGCTAGCGGGTTACTGCTAGTGTTATTTTGCTTGCACCGTGCAAACCAGCCACTAGCGTTTAATAGCCCTGTTAgaatttttcattgtttcatggtttcattgCTTACACTTCACACTGGGTGAGCTTCATGTGTGCAGTCAGTTTGTTCTTTCTGAAGGAAGACCAGTGAGTGTCTAGCAGCCTGCCATCATTTCGCCATCATATTTGCCTTCAGCGTAcatgaaaacagtaaaaagaaatgGATCTTCATAATTTTCCATAGCTTCAGTTCACGTTACATCCCCATACCCACCTTTCCATGTCTCATTCAAGAGAGAATCTTCAGTGTTATTGTGATTATTGGAGGCAGTATTCAGATTGCTGATCTTAAATCAGCTTTTGTGACTAACAACCATCATTAGGAAGAGAAATCTGGTTAGAGATCAGATTCTGTTTGGCTGGACAGGTGCTCTGCATTTGCAGCATATTCTCACTAACCTATCTTTCGGAATCAGACTAGGCTGGGGTTGTTCCTCATGAACAGATCATGTATTGTATTGTGCAAAAGCCTGGATGAAAATAACCCTTTAATGCACACTCTCCCTTCAAAATGTAAGCCAAGCCTGCATCACCACCTCCCCCTGCCCCAAACCTACATCACCTCCTTTGCCTGCCCCAAACCTACATCACCTCCTTGCCCTGGCCTGAAACCGACATCACCATGTCCACCTGCCCCTTCCCAAGTGTTGGCAGAAGACTGGCTTAAAAGTGCACCATATGTATATAAGAATAATGTTTTAGATTGTGAATATAGCATGAGGTTGTTTTTTATGGtctcaaaagcaaaaaaaaaaaaatctttattaatattatggaaaaatattttattgttctttattttgtatatctgtattttaggttgttttattaatttatgtaatGGCCCAAACAAGTTATTTTTATTCTGATTGAGGAGTGCTTTTACTCTATTTATAAAACTGGTCAGATGAAACACTAAAAAAGTAATAGCAGATTGATCTTTTCTTTACCTCAGATTCCCGGTTTACTCTCAACGTTATCACAACAAGAACAAGTGGTGTAGCACGACAGAAAACATGGTGCAGGCGTTGTGAAAACATGTACTGGGACTTGACCAGCAGGTTCACTATCCTTCTTCtacttcttttttcctcttttttcacACAGCAAGACGCACTTTGGTTTTCAGTGACAGTATCTGCTTACTTTGGTGCCACTGAGCAAGGGTCACCATTGTACCAAAACTGTCTTGGGTGCAAGCGAGTGTATTACCTTAATGCCGGATATGCCATTTGAGTTGAGCATATTACCTTCATACCGGACATGCCATTTGAGTTGCTCCTCTTAAGTATTTAACAGACATTCAGGGCCCGGTTGGAAGTAATTGTTACATATTGTACAGATGAAATTTTATGCTACTACTCCCCTCAATAAAGTATAGTGACTGCTCTTGACCCATGCCCTCCATGTTCAAGTGTTGGTGCTtgttagaggaaaaaaaaaaaaaatatatatatatatatatatatatatatatatatatatatatatatatatatatatatatatatatatatatatatatatataatttaaataaactttaaaataaaattttatttaaatatattctatgagtaaatgacaaagagcatctgctaaatgctgtaaatgtaaatgtaaactggtCAGTCTCTGTTACATATCcctatacatacatgcactaGCTACTTGATCATAAACaccacttcattagaaacaccttgtagatGTGAAGTCTATAATACGTCTTGTGACAGTCACTCCTGCCAGCATCAAGTCGTCGTTTTGAACTGCTGTGAGCAGAGGTACCTTTCTAATAAAGTTGGTGTGACCTACATAGTGTGCATAGGTCTTGGATGACATGCTTTCATGTACATGGTGATTTTCCTTTGCACTTGTGCATACGGCAATGTTCATAAGTTTTCGAGACAAACGTGCCAGAGCCAGCTGATAACTGCTGTTCCCCACaccaatgcccccccccccccccccccccccattctctTGTACAGGTAGTGACAAAATATGCCACTAGGTGTCAGCCTTTCCATTCCTCGTATACCACACTTTCTCATTCGGCTGCACGAACTCCAATGGTGTAGTCCATTCAAAGCAAGTGTGTGCCTCACTTTGCGACAACCATAGCTGATGAATGTGCTCAGTTAGAGCAGCCACTGAGGTGTGTGCACACCACCACAAATCTATTACTCACAACCACAAATGAGTGCCCGCTATTTCATTCTCACATAGTGACTCTTGGCTTCCTGGAATGCTACTGCATTCCTCATAGTTGGATTTATGTGTCCTGAAAATAATGCAGTCGATGGCACACAAGTGTTTTGGTCCCTGTTTTAGGTAGTCAGATGGAATGCCTTTATGTGACTGAATAACTCTGTCATCCACTGGGAGGCCTACGTCCAATTCCAAGACTTTCTGCCATAAATTCAACTCCCTGTTTTCCTCTAAGCACTTGAACTTTGCTTAGAGATGCCAGAGGCAGGTCTTCTGCTGCCTTTGATTTATTGTGTGGAATTGCTCTTTAAATACACCATAGCTCACACTTCACAGCATGACACCCAATTTAGTGAAATAGGACAGACCAGTCAACATGAATACAGAGGGGTGCATTCATTTGTAGGCTAAAGTGTCAAGGAATGTTCTAAAGTGATACCATTAATAGAACAGAAACCTTATCTTAACTACACAGCAGTCTGATGAATGTGCCCCTGTATTTCGGTGATCTTCGCTACTGCACTGGTAGCTCTCTGCTGCTAATATTCCCAGATGTGATGCAGCTCCCTGCTTCAGGTGGTCAGTTTTGGTACTTTGTGGAACAGCTCTTTACCATGTTCTGATAACATGCTCCTTTTACTCTAGACTCCACTCTAGATCTGCTTCCATTAGATTCCTAAGCATGCCCAGGACTGGATGACTCACCCATGGCAGGAAGAGTCTTAACAGGCGTAATTTGTGCTACTAGCAGTGCACTCTGAGAGCCCAACATTTGATTTCCAGTTCTCAATTTAGTTTTGGGAAGGGTGGAGgagcagacaaaaacaaacaacaacaaaaaacaagggTTCAGGGTAGTCCTCTCCACTGTCCTGATAAAAATAAGGCTAATGCTTTGTTAACTTTCTTAAGTATTTGCAGGTGATCTTGCATGCCTATTACAGACTACTACAGGTTGTGTCCCTTGGAAGCAACTTTGTTGAACAGCACATAGCAAACAATAGTTTTAAACTATTTCTAGTGGGAAATTCAACCACTATGAAGAAAAACCTATCCAACAGCAATAAAAGCATTGCCCacttaatgtttatttgagattaaaaatgtaaaaaaatagaGTAATGTTTCAGTGCATTTTACAACTAGCCTTTTTTTAACATCACCCTTTAATTTTTTATAGCCGAatcattaacattattaataaatgatGAAGATGCAGGAGCATTGCTATTTAAACAGCTTTAGGCAGTCTGATCCTTTTTTATTCTGgtgtttacattgttttgtCTACCCTATCAACAGTTCATAGAGACAGACATCAGTGGGAAGATTAATGGGTCAAAATCAAGGTCAAAGAGCTCTACCTACAGGAAGAGGTAGTTTCAAAGGCATTGATGAAAACTCAAAGTATGTGATTTAGTTTAAAGAGGGGGGTGGTCATATTTGTTCAGTGTCTTCTGTAACTTAATTAAAGGTTGCCTATATTCTAAAACTGGTTATCTAATTTATATTACTTGCATATATCTAAAACAGTAAACTAATTTATTTGGCTTGGGGGGGCTATGCCATTTGTTAATCCTATAATTACTGAACGTTTGATGGCATGAAACACTAACAGCTAAATCGACAAGCCTATAAAATGACATCATTGTGGAGTAAAATGGGAATGCACAAAGTGGTTCAGATATAATTcacttatttattgtttttggtCATATTATTGTGTAGATAATACGTCATGGGTTGTAGAGGACGCTCTCGTCATACCAAGTCACGCAACAAGACCTTGGGTAGTAATGCTGTTCAGATTTATAAAGAACCAATAGCTTTTGCATTTGTAACTAGGGCGATAAGCAGTAGTATATATCTACTTTGAAATGCGTCCCGTCTGCCTCAACAACGCCGCGAACCGCTCAAAACCTGAGTCTCACACAGCCTAACCTACGTTTCGTAATAATTTCTTCTTGCATGTTGCATGAGGTGCGCGCGCAACGCGGCTCGTGTTCTTTGGCTGTCTCGCAGTGACTGTCGGGATTGCTTAGCTGCTGTCTGGCCATGTCCGCCATGTTTTCGGTGGCTCTGAGAGCGGACCACTCTAGAAAAAAGGCTTTGAAGACATTGTAATTCGTTAGAAATTGGTTATACCACGGGATTTCGATCGCAGGGAAGTCAATGAGTTCGATCATAGCAAAAAAGTCGGCTCCCTGTTGTATTTCTACCGAATATTTGGCTTAAATCTGGCTGGGTCCATGTTTCCTTtacattctgtgtttttgtgatcGGCGAAAACAATGAGTAAACTATCGTTCCGAGCGCGAGCGCTAGACGCCGCCAAACCTCTTCCTATATACCGCAATGGGGATATTCCGGACCTAAACGACTGCGTTTCCATCAACCGAGCGGTTCCACAAATGCCAACTGGAATGGAAAAAGAAGAGGAATCGGTATGTTtttgtattaaattatatttttgataaGGTCTATGGCTGTGCCAGGCTATGCGTATTCACTATGTATTTACGTAAGGTAATATACGCAAACAGCGTTTCACTACTTTCAGTACGTCCATATTGTacgtgtaatatatatatataaataaatataaaaataaaaataaaaaaatatgctCGATATTGGGGCTGAGGAGCGCAAGTTGTACGCAAATGGCGTCCACAAAGGGAACGTACGCAAGGTGATAATTGGTCTCTTTGGGCTGTGACGTCGGGTCATTTTGCGTAAATCGGGTCTAGATTGACGTAAATTGCGTCATCGTCTGCGTACAACGAGCGGCGCTTCTGGCCGGTTTAAGCCATGCCACTTCCACGCACGctgtaagctagctagctacctaccTAAGTAGTTTGTGCGTAACTACAAATGCTTTATATTTCAGCTACTTTATTGACATCTGAACTTAGCACCCGTGCAGTTTTCTCTTTCCATTGGAATGTATTAAAGCAAAACTGTCAAATTAAAATATGCTATATTTTTAACTGTTAAATgacatttagctagctatcaaaTGTAGGAAGTAGGCTTTGTTAGAATAGGAAGTGGTTTTGTGAAGTAAATGACTGCTGTACAGTTTCTgcgcatacatacatgcatgcatacatatgaTTGATGGATGAATATTGAAGTTTTTATTACAGAGTTTCCAGACAAACAGGAAGTTTCGAACAGTTATTTCATATGTCATTAATGTCGTGTCCATTAGTGTTAAAATGgcttgccactggaaacaacaGATTGTTAATTCTGATGGTGTTAAAAGAACTACCCTCTTGGAGCTTTAGAACCCCATGTTATAATTTAagcatctactttttcatatgtAAACTGGTTCTTTTACGTGCTAAtttagaagcactttgcttgcacaactgatggACATCTGTCgaaaacgtcctgtttctctggaaactacttcactgcaatttatTATCTTTACATCTCATCACAGTAcacagttactcacctggaatcaacctctctctctctctctcattcattcattcattcattcatatatatatatatatatatatatatatatatatatatatatatatatatatatacttatttaaAGTGTGAATAATTTGAGAATTATTTGGAATCCTGCACCTGAAAAAACTAACTTTAGTTAATTGCTAATTTGTTGCATAAGATATCTTCAGTCAAGTTGCAAAGTGATGAACAAAagtttgcaaaaatattttcatttttcctaTATTTTTTTGCAAGATAATCCATTGTATACAGTTTCAGTCTACTATAATGGTCTATTATAGTCAGGACAAACGCTAGGTTTTGACTACATGTGCACATTTAACCTCTATCAGTAATAATTAAGCTTAATCACTTAGCTTTGCTTTAAATTGGAATGTTTAGGAGAACTAGGAAAATCTGTTGGTGTTATTCAGAAAAGTTTAACAAAGTCAAGAAGAGACTTCAAAGCGTGAtgtatttgattttgttgtgcTATAGTATCGTGGGAATTATTATAGGTGCCCATGTTTACTTTAGCTAATAGATCTCctatatttttacaataaataaataatcaaatacgTAACATGAAAAAGCTCTTTGGCATACAGCTGATAAATATGTCTACTTAACAATCCCGGATGCTGAAACATGTCAATACAAGACAGGCTGTCCTTCTTTAGTGTAAAAGAAACACTGTAATTTTTTTCAACTAGGAATTAAAAAGGC
Coding sequences:
- the acvr2aa gene encoding activin receptor type-2A isoform X3; translated protein: MGPATKLAFGVFLISCSSGAILGRSETHECVFYNYNPSSESHGNRSGVEGCISDKDKRQHCFATWRNVSGTVAVVKQGCWLDDVNCYDSTECVEKKEDPDVFFCCCEGNMCNEKFFYNPDVQPVQTTSNPFPQKPPVFSTLLYSLVPIMGVAAIVLLAFWMYRHHKLAYPPVLVPTQHAFHIMVEDPGPMPSSPILGQKPLQLLEVKARGRFGCVWKAQLLSDYVAVKIFPIQDKQSWQNEYEIYNLPGMRHENILQFIGAEKRGSNLDIELWLITAYHEKGSLTDYLKANVVTWNELCHIAQTMARGLAYLHADVPGLRDGHKPGIAHRDIKSKNVLLKANLTACIADFGLALRFEAGKSAGDTHGQVGTRRYMAPEVLEGAINFQRDAFLRIDMYAVGLVLWELAARCTAADGPVDEYMLPFEEEVGQHPTLEDMQEVVVHKKLRPTLRECWQKHPGLAMLCETIEECWDHEAEARLSAGCVEERVVQMQRQTSISAPEEIVTVVTMVTNVDYPPKESSL
- the acvr2aa gene encoding activin receptor type-2A isoform X1, which produces MGPATKLAFGVFLISCSSGAILGRSETHECVFYNYNPSSESHGNRSGVEGCISDKDKRQHCFATWRNVSGTVAVVKQGCWLDDVNCYDSTECVEKKEDPDVFFCCCEGNMCNEKFFYNPDVQPVQSKAPITDRSRGVFKATSNPFPQKPPVFSTLLYSLVPIMGVAAIVLLAFWMYRHHKLAYPPVLVPTQHAFHIMVEDPGPMPSSPILGQKPLQLLEVKARGRFGCVWKAQLLSDYVAVKIFPIQDKQSWQNEYEIYNLPGMRHENILQFIGAEKRGSNLDIELWLITAYHEKGSLTDYLKANVVTWNELCHIAQTMARGLAYLHADVPGLRDGHKPGIAHRDIKSKNVLLKANLTACIADFGLALRFEAGKSAGDTHGQVGTRRYMAPEVLEGAINFQRDAFLRIDMYAVGLVLWELAARCTAADGPVDEYMLPFEEEVGQHPTLEDMQEVVVHKKLRPTLRECWQKHPGLAMLCETIEECWDHEAEARLSAGCVEERVVQMQRQTSISAPEEIVTVVTMVTNVDYPPKESSL
- the acvr2aa gene encoding activin receptor type-2A isoform X2 translates to MGPATKLAFGVFLISCSSGAILGRSETHECVFYNYNPSSESHGNRSGVEGCISDKDKRQHCFATWRNVSGTVAVVKQGCWLDDVNCYDSTECVEKKEDPDVFFCCCEGNMCNEKFFYNPDVQPVQSKAPITDRSRGVFKATSNPFPQKPPVFSTLLYSLVPIMGVAAIVLLAFWMYRHHKLAYPPVLVPTQDPGPMPSSPILGQKPLQLLEVKARGRFGCVWKAQLLSDYVAVKIFPIQDKQSWQNEYEIYNLPGMRHENILQFIGAEKRGSNLDIELWLITAYHEKGSLTDYLKANVVTWNELCHIAQTMARGLAYLHADVPGLRDGHKPGIAHRDIKSKNVLLKANLTACIADFGLALRFEAGKSAGDTHGQVGTRRYMAPEVLEGAINFQRDAFLRIDMYAVGLVLWELAARCTAADGPVDEYMLPFEEEVGQHPTLEDMQEVVVHKKLRPTLRECWQKHPGLAMLCETIEECWDHEAEARLSAGCVEERVVQMQRQTSISAPEEIVTVVTMVTNVDYPPKESSL
- the acvr2aa gene encoding activin receptor type-2A isoform X4; the protein is MGPATKLAFGVFLISCSSGAILGRSETHECVFYNYNPSSESHGNRSGVEGCISDKDKRQHCFATWRNVSGTVAVVKQGCWLDDVNCYDSTECVEKKEDPDVFFCCCEGNMCNEKFFYNPDVQPVQTTSNPFPQKPPVFSTLLYSLVPIMGVAAIVLLAFWMYRHHKLAYPPVLVPTQDPGPMPSSPILGQKPLQLLEVKARGRFGCVWKAQLLSDYVAVKIFPIQDKQSWQNEYEIYNLPGMRHENILQFIGAEKRGSNLDIELWLITAYHEKGSLTDYLKANVVTWNELCHIAQTMARGLAYLHADVPGLRDGHKPGIAHRDIKSKNVLLKANLTACIADFGLALRFEAGKSAGDTHGQVGTRRYMAPEVLEGAINFQRDAFLRIDMYAVGLVLWELAARCTAADGPVDEYMLPFEEEVGQHPTLEDMQEVVVHKKLRPTLRECWQKHPGLAMLCETIEECWDHEAEARLSAGCVEERVVQMQRQTSISAPEEIVTVVTMVTNVDYPPKESSL